From one Candidatus Chlorobium masyuteum genomic stretch:
- a CDS encoding helix-turn-helix domain-containing protein yields the protein MDKLTYKPVSHNHKEFLREANKDEEFRKEYEALAPTYALVRELLLARQQSGLTQESIAKKIGTTKSAVSRLESGGKHIPSITTLRKYAEAVGCELEIKLVPKKTG from the coding sequence ATGGATAAACTGACCTATAAACCGGTTTCTCACAACCACAAGGAGTTCCTTCGTGAAGCTAACAAGGATGAGGAGTTCCGGAAGGAATACGAGGCTTTGGCTCCTACCTATGCCCTTGTAAGGGAGCTGCTTCTTGCGCGCCAGCAATCGGGGTTGACTCAGGAGTCGATTGCTAAAAAAATCGGAACAACAAAAAGCGCGGTGTCCCGGCTGGAGTCAGGAGGAAAACATATTCCCTCAATAACCACGCTCAGGAAATATGCAGAAGCAGTTGGTTGCGAGCTTGAGATCAAACTCGTCCCCAAAAAAACAGGATAA
- a CDS encoding DUF7017 domain-containing protein, which produces MSASEIKTLRKDGRLKEAFAMANAELQADPDNIWSKRNISWVYYEYAKQFAEKGDLTSFIKCLESVKALELPPEDVMLFDTVAWQIGKIVYRSIDEQNSHMNELLQIFHITEKFSFTKPSPAYSFLFKAFNKAFKNHGSYLQVADWWGLDNFGPEDYQPEVMPDGKRIMTLAEQAYIIYAKHLLPHTDYFGQLTFNKARVESFLPRLTALIESHPEYLYPPYFNAKLLLALGDKEHMHAKLLPFARQKSGDFWVWDILAEAFSEDKESVFACYCRALLCRSSEEMLVNLREKMAALLIDRKMFDEARGEIDKLVDARNKKGWKVPKSVQDWMASEWYQVAQPLKSNVELYKRHESHADALLYADIPEEAVIVEFVNTNKKMLSYLATDDRLGFFKYERFLDRVTIGEILKVRFQDYGGEAPSRVFTVIKVDDKEIRSQFIKPIDDIVKIRADQPFGFVDDVFIPPDVVSDLKLVNGMHVKGNAIKTYDHKRERWGWKYLEA; this is translated from the coding sequence ATGTCAGCCAGCGAAATTAAAACACTGCGCAAAGACGGTCGTCTGAAGGAGGCTTTTGCCATGGCGAATGCCGAACTGCAGGCTGATCCTGATAATATTTGGAGCAAGCGGAATATTAGCTGGGTGTACTATGAATACGCTAAGCAATTTGCGGAAAAGGGCGATTTAACCAGCTTTATAAAGTGCTTGGAGAGTGTCAAGGCGTTGGAGTTACCACCAGAGGATGTGATGCTTTTCGATACCGTGGCATGGCAAATCGGGAAAATCGTGTACAGGAGTATCGACGAGCAAAACTCTCATATGAACGAGTTGCTCCAGATATTCCATATCACAGAGAAGTTTTCATTCACCAAACCATCACCCGCATACAGTTTCTTGTTCAAGGCTTTTAATAAAGCTTTCAAGAATCATGGGAGTTATCTGCAAGTTGCCGACTGGTGGGGCCTGGACAATTTCGGCCCGGAAGATTACCAGCCCGAGGTAATGCCTGACGGGAAAAGAATAATGACATTGGCTGAACAAGCCTATATCATCTATGCCAAGCATTTGTTGCCGCACACGGATTATTTTGGCCAATTGACATTCAACAAGGCTCGTGTCGAGTCGTTCTTGCCGCGCCTAACAGCCTTGATAGAAAGTCATCCCGAATACCTGTATCCGCCATATTTCAATGCAAAACTTCTTTTGGCTCTTGGTGACAAAGAGCACATGCATGCTAAACTGCTTCCATTCGCAAGGCAGAAGTCAGGTGACTTCTGGGTATGGGATATTCTTGCTGAGGCCTTTTCTGAGGATAAAGAATCCGTATTTGCTTGCTATTGCCGTGCGTTGTTGTGCAGAAGTTCGGAGGAAATGCTGGTCAATTTACGGGAGAAGATGGCGGCATTACTCATCGATAGAAAGATGTTCGATGAAGCAAGGGGAGAAATAGACAAACTCGTCGATGCCAGAAACAAGAAGGGGTGGAAAGTTCCGAAATCCGTACAGGACTGGATGGCGTCTGAATGGTACCAAGTTGCCCAGCCATTGAAGTCAAACGTGGAGTTGTACAAGCGCCACGAATCACATGCGGATGCCTTACTCTATGCGGATATCCCGGAAGAGGCCGTGATCGTGGAATTTGTTAACACTAACAAGAAAATGCTGAGCTATCTGGCTACTGACGATCGGTTGGGTTTTTTCAAGTATGAGCGCTTCCTTGATAGAGTGACTATCGGCGAAATTCTCAAAGTCAGGTTTCAAGACTATGGTGGCGAAGCCCCTTCCCGAGTCTTCACAGTAATCAAAGTTGATGACAAAGAGATCAGGAGCCAGTTCATCAAGCCGATTGATGATATAGTTAAAATTCGGGCAGACCAACCCTTCGGATTTGTTGATGATGTTTTTATCCCGCCCGACGTAGTGTCCGACCTGAAATTGGTTAACGGTATGCATGTAAAGGGAAATGCCATAAAGACATACGACCATAAAAGGGAGCGCTGGGGCTGGAAGTATCTGGAAGCATAA
- a CDS encoding nucleotidyl transferase AbiEii/AbiGii toxin family protein → MSAKAIKNIGASVRKRLLNKARQENRPFQELLQYYAMERFLYRLSVSSFADRFILKGALLLRVWHAPLARPTMDIDMLGKTGNAPESITTIIHQVLAVEKQGDGIVFDPESITVEPITEDADYEGLRIRFRGDLDTARLTIQLDIGFGDKVYPDPVQESLPSLLNFPQAELYCYSRESMIAEKFEVMAKLGILNSRMKDFYDIWMLSRQYDFEGASLAEAIRQTFAQRGTTLVQMKEIFSGDFIEEKQVQWNTFRKRIGLEYLPASFADVVKQVQVFLSPALEALRAKRFFQDNWIAPDSWRSSHEKPEVGA, encoded by the coding sequence GTGAGCGCAAAAGCGATCAAAAATATCGGAGCCTCGGTCAGGAAAAGGCTGTTGAACAAGGCGCGACAGGAAAACAGGCCTTTTCAGGAGCTGTTGCAATACTATGCCATGGAGCGCTTTCTCTACCGTCTGTCGGTTTCCTCATTCGCAGATCGTTTCATTCTCAAGGGGGCATTGTTGCTCAGGGTCTGGCATGCTCCCTTGGCAAGACCGACAATGGATATCGATATGCTCGGCAAAACAGGAAACGCCCCGGAGAGTATCACGACCATTATCCATCAGGTTTTAGCCGTTGAAAAACAAGGAGACGGGATCGTTTTCGATCCGGAATCAATCACCGTTGAGCCGATAACGGAAGATGCGGACTATGAAGGATTGCGCATACGATTTCGCGGTGATCTCGATACCGCCCGACTGACTATCCAGCTTGATATTGGATTTGGAGACAAGGTCTACCCTGATCCAGTACAGGAATCGTTACCATCATTGCTGAATTTCCCTCAGGCTGAACTTTACTGTTACAGCAGGGAAAGCATGATTGCCGAAAAGTTTGAGGTGATGGCCAAGCTGGGCATCCTCAACAGCAGGATGAAAGATTTCTATGATATCTGGATGCTCTCACGCCAGTATGATTTCGAAGGTGCCAGTCTCGCAGAAGCCATCAGGCAGACGTTTGCGCAACGGGGAACAACGCTCGTCCAGATGAAAGAAATCTTTTCCGGAGATTTCATTGAGGAGAAGCAGGTGCAATGGAATACCTTCAGAAAACGTATTGGTCTTGAATACCTGCCGGCCTCGTTTGCTGATGTGGTGAAGCAGGTGCAGGTATTTCTATCTCCAGCTTTGGAAGCACTCAGGGCAAAGCGATTTTTTCAGGACAATTGGATTGCTCCGGATTCATGGCGGAGTAGTCATGAAAAACCAGAGGTGGGAGCATAA
- a CDS encoding DUF3127 domain-containing protein encodes MDISGSIKTVLPEQMGTGKNGTWKKQNIIIQTEGQYPKDVCITVWGEKVDKALLQTGVAVRVHFDLESREFNGKWYTDVKGWKVEPIAGTSLAGNASADSDYYSESDLLIDNLPPF; translated from the coding sequence ATGGATATCAGTGGGTCAATCAAGACAGTTTTGCCAGAACAGATGGGGACTGGAAAAAACGGCACTTGGAAGAAACAGAACATCATCATTCAAACAGAGGGGCAATATCCCAAGGATGTCTGTATCACAGTCTGGGGCGAAAAGGTTGACAAAGCATTGCTTCAGACAGGTGTTGCTGTGCGCGTGCATTTTGACCTTGAGAGCCGCGAATTCAACGGAAAATGGTATACGGATGTAAAGGGTTGGAAAGTCGAACCTATTGCAGGAACATCATTGGCAGGAAATGCATCTGCAGATTCTGATTATTATTCTGAGTCTGATTTGCTTATCGATAATCTACCACCGTTCTAA
- a CDS encoding metallophosphoesterase, with the protein MLFRVMSDIHNEFCREESSEDWQVPELAEDNESVLILAGDIGLLSRKQTWFGFLSQCSKQFRDVFVIEGNHEWYHGNIEKHSWQNVIAEHGFHNVQTGTLILEEEKIAIIGTTLWTDFFGGNPITMFDVSQGLNDYRLIKVGADYHRLGPEYLLALHHKQKKRLFEDVDHYTGLGYTVIVVTHHHPSLQGIAPCYRNDLLNAAYVSDLEKEVFSHKIDYWICGHCHTAMEYSIGETRVICNPKGYPHEYGNGFDPLKTLNVQ; encoded by the coding sequence ATGCTTTTCAGAGTCATGTCCGACATCCATAACGAATTCTGTCGAGAAGAGAGCAGCGAGGACTGGCAGGTTCCGGAACTTGCCGAAGACAATGAATCCGTGCTCATCCTTGCTGGAGATATCGGGCTGCTGAGCAGAAAACAGACATGGTTCGGTTTTCTTTCGCAGTGCTCAAAGCAGTTCAGAGACGTTTTCGTCATTGAGGGCAATCATGAATGGTATCACGGCAACATCGAGAAGCACTCCTGGCAGAACGTCATCGCCGAGCATGGATTTCACAACGTACAGACAGGGACGCTCATTTTGGAGGAAGAGAAAATCGCCATCATCGGTACCACTCTCTGGACAGACTTTTTTGGCGGCAACCCCATCACCATGTTCGATGTCAGTCAGGGCCTGAATGACTATCGGCTGATAAAAGTCGGAGCCGATTATCACCGGTTAGGGCCGGAGTACCTTCTCGCTCTTCATCACAAGCAAAAAAAAAGGCTTTTTGAAGATGTCGATCACTATACAGGACTCGGATACACCGTGATTGTGGTAACCCATCACCACCCGTCGCTGCAAGGCATTGCCCCTTGTTACAGGAATGATCTCCTGAATGCGGCATATGTGTCAGACCTTGAAAAAGAGGTGTTCTCCCATAAAATAGACTACTGGATCTGTGGTCACTGCCATACCGCAATGGAGTATTCAATTGGCGAGACCAGAGTGATCTGCAACCCCAAAGGATATCCTCACGAATACGGCAACGGTTTCGATCCGCTCAAAACTCTTAACGTTCAGTGA
- a CDS encoding fibrobacter succinogenes major paralogous domain-containing protein → MNPNNLNKIRYKTAKIGDQVWMAEDLHVTTYRNGEPIFQAFDDGEWLYLCQCEIGAYYCYEINNSTRIMYNGYAVNDARELAPEGWLIPTVDDWETLIINLGGQEEAGGKLKDTGLENWISPNVGATNSSGFTAVGAGWKEIFCGGNYTKGIVTGYWTKTPSQVGDVVNNHVFLLRHDSPSVSCLEGYMDCGESVRCIKK, encoded by the coding sequence ATGAACCCAAATAACCTTAATAAAATACGCTATAAAACGGCAAAGATCGGCGATCAAGTTTGGATGGCAGAAGACCTTCACGTTACAACTTATCGTAATGGTGAACCGATCTTTCAGGCCTTCGACGATGGCGAATGGCTTTATCTCTGCCAGTGCGAAATAGGTGCTTATTACTGTTATGAGATCAACAATTCGACGCGGATTATGTATAATGGCTATGCTGTCAACGATGCGAGAGAACTCGCACCAGAAGGTTGGCTGATTCCGACGGTTGATGACTGGGAGACATTGATTATAAATCTTGGTGGCCAGGAAGAAGCAGGTGGCAAACTGAAAGACACGGGACTGGAAAATTGGATATCACCGAACGTAGGGGCTACCAACAGTTCAGGGTTCACGGCAGTCGGGGCTGGTTGGAAGGAAATTTTCTGCGGTGGCAACTATACAAAGGGCATTGTTACTGGATACTGGACGAAAACACCATCGCAAGTGGGTGATGTGGTGAACAACCATGTATTTTTGCTGAGGCATGACTCACCCAGTGTATCGTGCCTTGAAGGATATATGGATTGCGGCGAATCTGTGAGATGCATAAAAAAATAG
- a CDS encoding type IV toxin-antitoxin system AbiEi family antitoxin domain-containing protein has protein sequence MSQQSTVADKAKALILAQGGLIRTREAINLGIHPRTLYSLRDSGELEELSRGLYQLKGWKKLEYPDLVTVALRVPNGVLCLVSALSFHEMTTQVPHSVSLALEKGAEQPRIEYPPVTVFRFSPSCFKIGIETHQLDGVSVKIYSPEKTLVDCFKFRNRIGMDIVLEALKRYQQRKHKDLHALMQYAEVCRVASVMKPYLEATL, from the coding sequence ATGTCACAACAAAGTACAGTTGCAGATAAGGCCAAAGCTCTTATTCTTGCCCAGGGAGGCCTCATCCGGACCCGGGAAGCGATCAATCTTGGTATTCATCCCCGGACGCTTTACAGTCTTCGTGACAGCGGTGAGCTTGAAGAGCTTTCTCGAGGGCTTTACCAGCTCAAAGGGTGGAAGAAGCTCGAATATCCTGATCTTGTCACCGTTGCACTGAGGGTTCCGAATGGTGTACTTTGCCTGGTTTCGGCACTCTCCTTCCACGAGATGACCACCCAGGTTCCGCACAGCGTATCTCTTGCGCTTGAAAAAGGTGCCGAACAACCAAGAATCGAGTATCCTCCGGTTACGGTTTTCCGGTTTTCACCCTCTTGTTTCAAGATCGGTATTGAAACGCATCAGCTCGATGGTGTTTCGGTGAAGATCTACAGTCCGGAAAAAACGCTTGTAGACTGCTTCAAATTCCGTAACAGGATCGGGATGGATATCGTGCTCGAAGCGCTCAAACGGTATCAGCAGAGAAAGCACAAGGATCTGCATGCACTCATGCAGTATGCAGAGGTGTGCCGTGTTGCCTCGGTCATGAAACCATATCTGGAGGCAACGCTGTGA